A segment of the Echinicola strongylocentroti genome:
GATGGGAGTAAGGAGACATTGATCAGTGATGGTAGTTGGAAAGAATCTACAGGGCCTATAGTTTTTGATAATATTTATGGGGGAGATACCTATGACGCTCGGTACGAGTTAGGTGACTGGTCGCAAGTCGGCTATAATGATAGTGAATGGCAACAGACCAAGGAGGTGCGACCAGCAGTAACTAAAATCAGTGCACAGCAAATTCCTCCAATTAAAAAATTAAGATCATTCAAGCCAGAGCGTGTTTTTAAAGCGAGCAGTGGTGACTGGATAGTCGATTTTGGACAAAATATCGCAGGATGGATACACCTGACAGTGGATGAAAAGGAGGGAACCGTTATCGAAAGTATAGCTACTGAGGCATTGACCCAGGATGGAACAGCGATTTTTCCGGGCTCTACAGGAGGAGGTGCCAATGGCATGAAGCAAATGTACCGGTACATTTGCAAGGGAGGAGGCAAGGAAAGTTGGGAGCCGAAATTCAGCTATCATGGCTTCCGTTATGTACAAGTGTCGGGTCTTACCTCGAAGCCAAATGCCGAGACGATCCAAGCCGTGATGGTCGCAACGGACATAGAGAATAAGGGCTACTTCAGCAGCTCAGATCTGCTGCTTAACAAAATGCACGAGGTAAGTAAATGGACCATCGAAGGGAATATCCATGGTATACCTGAAGACTGTCCTCATCGAGAGAAATGCGGCTGGCTGGGGGATGCCCATGCATTTTGTGAATATGCGCTCTATAATTACGAGATGAACAATTTTTATGAAAAATACATGGAGGATATCCGTACCCAAATGCGTCCGGTCAAAGGAGGAAATAAAACTGAGAAGACCTTTCTGGCGCCTACAATGATCGCACCAGGTAGGCGCACCTCTTCGATTGCCAAGCTGGATTGGGGAGTGGCCACGATGTATCTTCCATGGTATAATTACGTCTATTACGGTGATAGTGCCATGGTTAAGGAATATTACGAAGAAATGAAGGTGCTGACCAATTACTACCTTACTTTCAAAGATGAGAATGGAGTGGTACAAAATGGAATGGGAGACTGGTGTCCACCACGATGGGACAGGCGACAAAATCCCGATGCCATGGAGTGTCCTCCATTGGTCTCCGCCAACGCCTATTTTTATGATGTGTTGGGAATAATGGAAAGGTTTGCCAAAATTACCAATGATGATATTTACCGAAGTGAAATAGCAAGGGAGCAGGAGGAAATAAAGAGAGCATTTAATTCCCAGTTTCTGGAAGCGGTCCCCGGGACAGCTCACAAATGGTACGGCAGTCAAACAGCTACCGTGATGGCCTTGCAGTTTGGGATGGTGCCGGAAAGTGAAATTTCTGCCGTTGTAAATGGGCTTGTGCACGACATTACTGTTGGAAAGAACGGGCACCATAGTACAGGCATTCATGGCAACAGGTATATTTATACGGTGCTGAGCAAGTATGGACATGAGGATTTGGCATATGAAATATTGACCACCCCTACATTTCCAAGTCAGGCCTATATTCTGAACTACGGTTTTACGACCTGGCCGGAACGACAATTTGAATGGGAAAAAATGGCCGGATTGACCAATTCTCTCAACCATCCCATGCACAGTGGTTTTGCGGCTTACTTCTTTGAATCTTTGGGAGGCGTAAAATCATCCTATGATGCACCGGGCTATAAGAGATTTGTGGTAAACCCCGTATTTCCAGCTACCCTTACCCGCACAGAAGTGGTGATTCCGACTCGATACGGTGATATCCGAAACTACTGGAAGAGAGAAGAGGGGGATGTTACAATGTGGTTGACCGTTCCCTTCAATACCAAGGCCTTACTCAAACTGACGGAAGAAGAATTGGCCACATTTACGATCAATGGCCAAACTGGAGAAGAATTTCTCCAGGAGCACGAGGAAGCATATTCGAGTAATCAGGAATTGGTTCTTGGGTCTGGCTCCTATAAAGTGGCCTACAAACATATAAAATAGGGAGATGGGTGCTTGCCTTTTAATTCAACGCGGTTTATGCACCTTATGCAGTTGGCCTTCTTTACTTATCTGTTCAGAAGGATACAGGATGCATTTACGAAGAAAATACCCTAAACTTGAAAAGCAGTAATTTGGTTTTGAAACATAACCCAGCTGTACCATTTGGCTAAATGATAATTTAACCCTTAACCCAGTCTGACCTATGAAAGGAATATCTTTCTACTTTACTATTCTTTATTGTTCCATTGTGTTGATGTTTAACCTTGGATGTTCAGAAGCTAAATTGGCCAGTGAACCAGTATCGTTACGTGTTTCAGAAAACTTTACATCACCTTTGGGGTTTTATGATTCCAAGCCGACATTTTCGTGGAACCTACCTACTTCTAATAATGGATTACAGCAAACAGCTTATCAAATTGTGGCAGGAAGTGATCCGGACTTGCTACCAGAAAAAGCTGACTTTTGGAATTCTGAAAAAGTAACCAGCTCCCAGTCTGCCTGGATAAAATACAGTGGAACTGCGTTGGGTTCTCGACAACGGGTGTATTGGCAGGTTAGGTATTGGGATCAAGAAGGGCAACCTTCTGAGTGGAGTAAAACAGAGAGTTTTGAATTGGGTTTATTGGACAATTCGGATTGGTCAGCCAAATGGATAGGGTTACCGACAGCGGAAGAGGAAGTGACAGGTGAGTATGGAGATATGGTTCATAGGCCCCAATATCTTCGCAAGGACTTTGATATCCCCTCTGATGTGACTCAAGCGAGGCTATATATTACGGCAAAAGGCGTATTTGATGTACATCTAAATGCCAAGGATATCAGCGATGACGTGATGCCTCCTGGCTGGACGCCTTATGATGAACGTATAGAAACCATCACATATGATGTGACCGATTTATTGTCCCAAGGGCCTAACACTATTGGGGTGGAACTCGCCCCCGGGTGGCACTCCGGCAGGTTGGGGTGGCAAAAATCCAATTGGAGTGAAACGCCATCACCAAAAGTCCTTTGCCAATTGGAAATGATCCACTCAGATGGAAGCAAATCGCTACTGATTACCGACCATAGTTGGAAGGCAACCACCGATGGCCCCATAAGAAGGGCGAGTATTTATGATGGGGAGCTTTACGATGCGAGGAAGGAGCTGGAGGGATGGACAAGTAATGGATATGAGGACAGTGATTGGAGTAAGGTGCTGGTGGAGGACATTGATCCTTTGGTGGATTTACAGCCGAAGAGGCACCACACCGTAAAGCCCAAAATACACCTGGAAGCTAAAAAGGTAGAAATGACCGATGGGGAGGCTGTTTTTGATTTGGAGCAAAACATGGTAGGAGTATCCCGGTTACAGGTTCCCATGAAAAAGGGTGATACACTTAAAGTGCGCTTTTCCGAAATGCTTAGTCCTGATGGGACATTTTATACGGATAATTACCGTAGTGCACTGTCTACCGATTATTATATTGCCGATAAGACGGGAGTGATCGATTGGATGCCCAAATTTACCTTTCACGGCTTTCGCTATGTAGCCTTGAGCGGATATGACTTGGGCAAGACCCCCACTGAGGATTGGGTGACGGGAGTAGTCCAATACTCTGATTT
Coding sequences within it:
- a CDS encoding family 78 glycoside hydrolase catalytic domain; translated protein: MMMIRFLLFLFIGCIPSHLVAQSLEFSALTCESQVNPISIEAGQPSFSWMMNASGFDREQTAYQILVASDSASLFVGNGDIWNSGKVSSSNSVDISYKGDSLVPKQKYWWKVRIWDESGKVTNWSMIQRFQMGLMGTQEWGGSKWISLREDTRTSQYRFRGYKTGAMTAPIQVTSHAAGYFRKEFQNSKNIKDAQAYVCGLGYYELFVNGEKTGDHVLDPAPSNYDQQAYYVVYDISDKLKNGKNAFGIILGNGFYGQNISWKNDPESERDLSYGTPAVRLMVDITYDDGSKETLISDGSWKESTGPIVFDNIYGGDTYDARYELGDWSQVGYNDSEWQQTKEVRPAVTKISAQQIPPIKKLRSFKPERVFKASSGDWIVDFGQNIAGWIHLTVDEKEGTVIESIATEALTQDGTAIFPGSTGGGANGMKQMYRYICKGGGKESWEPKFSYHGFRYVQVSGLTSKPNAETIQAVMVATDIENKGYFSSSDLLLNKMHEVSKWTIEGNIHGIPEDCPHREKCGWLGDAHAFCEYALYNYEMNNFYEKYMEDIRTQMRPVKGGNKTEKTFLAPTMIAPGRRTSSIAKLDWGVATMYLPWYNYVYYGDSAMVKEYYEEMKVLTNYYLTFKDENGVVQNGMGDWCPPRWDRRQNPDAMECPPLVSANAYFYDVLGIMERFAKITNDDIYRSEIAREQEEIKRAFNSQFLEAVPGTAHKWYGSQTATVMALQFGMVPESEISAVVNGLVHDITVGKNGHHSTGIHGNRYIYTVLSKYGHEDLAYEILTTPTFPSQAYILNYGFTTWPERQFEWEKMAGLTNSLNHPMHSGFAAYFFESLGGVKSSYDAPGYKRFVVNPVFPATLTRTEVVIPTRYGDIRNYWKREEGDVTMWLTVPFNTKALLKLTEEELATFTINGQTGEEFLQEHEEAYSSNQELVLGSGSYKVAYKHIK
- a CDS encoding alpha-L-rhamnosidase, yielding MKGISFYFTILYCSIVLMFNLGCSEAKLASEPVSLRVSENFTSPLGFYDSKPTFSWNLPTSNNGLQQTAYQIVAGSDPDLLPEKADFWNSEKVTSSQSAWIKYSGTALGSRQRVYWQVRYWDQEGQPSEWSKTESFELGLLDNSDWSAKWIGLPTAEEEVTGEYGDMVHRPQYLRKDFDIPSDVTQARLYITAKGVFDVHLNAKDISDDVMPPGWTPYDERIETITYDVTDLLSQGPNTIGVELAPGWHSGRLGWQKSNWSETPSPKVLCQLEMIHSDGSKSLLITDHSWKATTDGPIRRASIYDGELYDARKELEGWTSNGYEDSDWSKVLVEDIDPLVDLQPKRHHTVKPKIHLEAKKVEMTDGEAVFDLEQNMVGVSRLQVPMKKGDTLKVRFSEMLSPDGTFYTDNYRSALSTDYYIADKTGVIDWMPKFTFHGFRYVALSGYDLGKTPTEDWVTGVVQYSDFDQNGSFSSSHEKLNQLQSNIQWGLRGNFFDVPTDCPQRDERLGWTGDAQVFGPTSLFNAEVYSFWASWLQSVRESQYKNGGIPFVVPDVLQNNKVSSGWGDACTIIPWELYRYTGDRAILEDNYEMMKKWVHHHKESTTDLISHMNSFADWLQPFPETGNTRGDTSPKLIGTAFFGYSAKLTALTAEVLGREREAKEYWDLYNAVATAFDQQFFNADGEVTGVEPTQTAYLLALAFDLIPDNKRAKAGEHLVAKINEADNHLRTGFLGTPLLAKVLDQLGHPELMYTLLFKETYPSWFYSINQGATTIWERWNSYSKTDGFNPQRMNSLNHYAYGAIGQWMYERIAGIAPIEAGYKKIRIAPFPHEPLTTAKASVNTTYGEVKSSWQIEGNLFVLKTTVPQNTTASIELPTTSMETVMVNDEPVKNNYTVRGTGKGKTLSFEVEPGTYHIKCQLDR